From Sinorhizobium sp. RAC02, a single genomic window includes:
- a CDS encoding pyridoxamine 5'-phosphate oxidase family protein encodes MSETLLADIARKLKKIDFCMMSTHGGSGAITNRPMSNNGDVEYDGDSWFFSFTDTNKVADIGRDAHVTLSFTEPPSLLGKPGMFISIEGEASLIRDMAQFGEHWVPDLDRWFPQGVETPGLVLIKVQGKRVQYWDGEENGTFQL; translated from the coding sequence ATGTCCGAGACTCTGCTTGCCGATATCGCCCGAAAGCTGAAGAAGATCGACTTCTGCATGATGTCGACCCACGGAGGATCGGGGGCTATCACCAATCGCCCGATGAGCAACAATGGCGATGTCGAGTACGATGGCGACTCCTGGTTCTTTTCCTTTACCGATACCAATAAGGTCGCCGATATCGGCCGTGATGCGCACGTAACGCTGTCCTTCACGGAACCGCCGAGCCTGCTTGGAAAGCCCGGCATGTTCATATCGATCGAAGGCGAAGCAAGCCTCATTCGCGACATGGCTCAGTTCGGGGAGCACTGGGTACCTGATCTTGACCGCTGGTTCCCGCAAGGTGTTGAAACGCCCGGCCTCGTGCTGATCAAGGTCCAGGGCAAGCGCGTGCAGTACTGGGATGGCGAGGAGAACGGAACGTTCCAGCTTTGA
- a CDS encoding carboxypeptidase-like regulatory domain-containing protein produces the protein MQLKRFGLYLAAPLLGTSYALAGSVSGIVVDDQGKPVAGVHVEVLYQTFNSDQLTGYGESIKAETVSGPNGLYTLDTTYLPRGEYSAHAYQVIVNGDEEVNVDAVGSDPSTFTGSADTIRNFSVGIVEISDDMPYGNAGIVVVNNAIRDYTDLSGTEITLVNIETGATYVKTVRSTGEGLVVTGIPFGAYRASARLSGRSMQIALWGPGESDVFALTVEHNFTMGYSGNQMQVAVKP, from the coding sequence ATGCAGTTGAAGCGGTTCGGCCTTTACCTTGCAGCCCCCCTATTGGGCACATCGTATGCGCTCGCAGGCTCGGTCAGTGGTATAGTCGTTGATGATCAAGGCAAGCCGGTGGCTGGCGTCCATGTTGAGGTCTTGTACCAGACCTTCAATTCGGACCAACTTACGGGGTATGGTGAAAGCATCAAGGCAGAAACAGTGTCTGGGCCCAATGGGCTTTACACGCTTGACACCACTTATTTGCCTCGGGGCGAATATTCCGCGCATGCCTATCAGGTGATCGTGAATGGTGACGAGGAGGTGAACGTCGATGCTGTGGGCAGCGATCCCTCTACCTTCACAGGGAGTGCCGACACGATCCGAAACTTTTCCGTAGGAATTGTCGAAATCTCTGACGACATGCCCTACGGCAATGCTGGAATTGTCGTCGTCAACAATGCTATCAGGGACTACACGGACCTTAGTGGTACCGAGATCACGCTGGTGAACATCGAAACGGGCGCCACGTACGTTAAGACGGTGCGCTCGACCGGCGAAGGCCTTGTCGTCACCGGAATCCCTTTTGGCGCGTATCGCGCGTCCGCTCGTCTTTCAGGTCGTTCAATGCAGATCGCGCTATGGGGGCCGGGAGAAAGTGACGTCTTCGCCCTAACCGTCGAGCACAACTTTACGATGGGCTATTCCGGGAACCAAATGCAGGTGGCTGTGAAGCCCTGA
- a CDS encoding glucoamylase family protein, which translates to MTPPTDHRPWRLSRSDDECLDVVQKQTFRYFWEGAHPTSGLARDRQKTTGDPANDLVAIGGSGFGIMAIVVGVARGWVSRCDAVNRLDRMLSCLEQTPRYHGMFPHFIDGRTGKTIPFSRKDDGGDVVESALLFQGLLCARQYFDDGTTLERDLRRRIDRLWREAEWGWYRRDGGNHLYWHWSPRHGWAMNRRIIGWNEGLLAFVLAAGAPDYPIDADVYHDGFASGPGFRNGRSYHGVELPLGMNYGGPLFISHYSFCGLDPRGLSDRHADYWQQNRRHTLVNYEHCLRNPFGHAGYGPDCWGLTSSHGPRGYVAHAPDKDIGVITPSAALSSFPYTPEESLRALRSFLTKPRHRIWGRFGFVDAFCESRNWYARTYLAINQGPIVIMMENFRTGLLWDVFMKSPEIRTGLSRLGFNSPHLSRVPSAPAMLQAQHEL; encoded by the coding sequence ATGACCCCACCAACAGATCATCGCCCATGGCGGTTATCCCGATCCGATGACGAATGCCTTGATGTGGTCCAGAAGCAGACATTCCGCTACTTCTGGGAGGGCGCGCATCCGACAAGCGGGCTGGCGCGTGACCGACAGAAGACGACTGGCGACCCCGCCAATGACCTCGTCGCCATCGGCGGTTCGGGCTTCGGCATTATGGCAATCGTTGTAGGCGTCGCACGTGGGTGGGTCTCGCGTTGTGACGCCGTCAACCGGCTCGACAGGATGCTCTCGTGCCTGGAACAGACGCCGCGCTATCACGGAATGTTCCCGCATTTCATCGACGGACGAACCGGAAAAACCATTCCCTTCAGCCGGAAGGACGACGGCGGCGATGTGGTCGAAAGCGCGTTGCTGTTCCAAGGGCTCCTCTGCGCGCGTCAATATTTCGACGACGGCACAACTTTGGAGCGAGATCTTCGCCGTCGCATCGACCGACTTTGGCGTGAGGCGGAGTGGGGCTGGTACAGGCGGGATGGCGGCAACCATCTCTACTGGCACTGGAGCCCCCGCCACGGATGGGCGATGAATCGCAGGATCATTGGTTGGAACGAAGGTCTGTTGGCCTTTGTGCTTGCCGCCGGCGCTCCAGATTACCCAATCGACGCCGACGTCTATCACGACGGATTTGCCTCAGGTCCTGGTTTTCGCAACGGACGAAGCTACCACGGCGTGGAGCTTCCGCTCGGCATGAACTATGGAGGCCCGTTGTTCATTTCACACTATTCCTTTTGCGGCCTCGACCCGCGCGGGCTGTCGGATCGCCACGCCGATTACTGGCAGCAGAACCGACGCCATACCCTCGTCAACTACGAGCATTGTCTACGCAACCCATTCGGGCACGCGGGCTATGGGCCGGACTGCTGGGGATTGACGTCCAGCCACGGGCCGAGAGGCTATGTGGCCCACGCGCCCGATAAGGATATCGGCGTCATTACCCCGAGCGCGGCCCTTTCGAGTTTCCCCTACACACCGGAAGAGTCGCTCCGCGCGCTGCGCTCTTTCCTCACCAAACCGAGGCACCGCATATGGGGCCGATTCGGTTTCGTCGATGCTTTTTGCGAAAGCCGGAACTGGTATGCTCGGACCTATCTTGCAATCAACCAGGGGCCGATCGTCATCATGATGGAAAACTTTCGGACCGGGCTGCTCTGGGACGTCTTTATGAAATCGCCGGAAATCCGCACCGGACTGTCCAGATTGGGCTTCAACAGCCCGCATCTGTCGCGGGTCCCCAGCGCTCCCGCTATGCTTCAGGCGCAACACGAACTTTGA
- a CDS encoding UdgX family uracil-DNA binding protein (This protein belongs to the uracil DNA glycosylase superfamily, members of which act in excision repair of DNA. However, it belongs more specifically to UdgX branch, whose founding member was found to bind uracil in DNA (where it does not belong), without cleaving it, appears to promote DNA repair by a pathway involving RecA, rather than base excision.): MQTIPLSGRGDFSEWRDAARALAAAGISPRMVDWRIRGLGDELFAADALPDLPKPDESAPPLTVPPAFLSLAEAVVCHTEPGRFHLLYRLLWRLQSDRHLLELDSDPDVAWARLLAKNVKRDGHKMTAFVRFKEIAGQMNGRRRFFAWFEPSHFVVARTAPFFRGRFADMDWIIATPNGTASWDGERLNFDARPGENPGHGDPTDDLWRTYYASIFNPARLKLKAMQAEMPKKYWRNLPEADLIPGMIANAEANVRAMAEQAAKDPPLFHYRLQETAQAMPRIEPLGAGTIEALREEARGCTRCPLHCMATQTVFGEGPQSAPLMMVGEQPGDQEDLAGRPFVGPTGKVFDAALKEAGLARDAVYLTNAVKHFKYEPRGKRRIHEKPNKGEIDHCRWWLAKEVDLIKPRLVVSLGATALYALSGERKPLDQMRGKTLTMQGNIVLYPTIHPSYLLRVPDGAERRYQQARFVEDIRHVRQLVERLEAL; the protein is encoded by the coding sequence ATGCAGACGATCCCGCTTTCCGGACGAGGCGATTTCTCTGAGTGGCGTGATGCGGCGCGGGCCCTGGCCGCGGCCGGCATTTCGCCCCGCATGGTGGATTGGCGCATCCGTGGCCTAGGCGATGAACTGTTTGCTGCCGATGCGCTGCCGGATTTGCCGAAGCCCGACGAGAGTGCGCCGCCGCTCACCGTGCCGCCCGCGTTCCTGTCCTTGGCCGAGGCAGTCGTCTGTCACACGGAGCCCGGCCGTTTCCACCTGCTCTACAGGCTGCTGTGGCGGCTGCAATCCGACCGCCACCTGCTGGAACTGGACTCGGACCCGGATGTCGCCTGGGCACGGCTGCTTGCCAAGAACGTCAAACGCGACGGCCACAAGATGACGGCTTTCGTGCGCTTCAAGGAGATCGCCGGCCAGATGAACGGTCGGCGGCGCTTCTTCGCCTGGTTCGAGCCCTCCCATTTCGTCGTCGCCCGGACTGCACCCTTCTTCCGCGGGCGCTTTGCCGACATGGACTGGATCATCGCGACGCCGAACGGCACGGCAAGCTGGGATGGCGAAAGGCTGAACTTCGACGCCCGGCCGGGCGAAAATCCTGGTCATGGCGATCCGACGGACGATCTCTGGCGGACCTATTATGCGAGCATCTTCAATCCGGCCCGCCTCAAGCTGAAAGCCATGCAGGCGGAAATGCCGAAGAAATACTGGCGCAACCTGCCGGAGGCGGATCTCATTCCCGGCATGATCGCCAATGCCGAGGCGAATGTGCGGGCCATGGCCGAACAGGCGGCGAAAGATCCGCCGTTGTTTCACTACCGTCTTCAGGAAACGGCGCAGGCCATGCCCAGGATCGAGCCTCTTGGAGCCGGGACCATCGAGGCCCTGCGGGAGGAGGCGCGCGGCTGCACACGCTGCCCGCTGCATTGCATGGCAACGCAGACCGTTTTCGGCGAGGGGCCGCAAAGTGCCCCTCTGATGATGGTGGGCGAGCAGCCGGGTGATCAGGAGGACCTTGCCGGTCGCCCGTTCGTCGGCCCGACGGGAAAGGTCTTCGATGCGGCGCTGAAAGAGGCGGGCCTCGCCCGTGATGCTGTCTACCTCACCAATGCGGTCAAGCATTTCAAGTATGAGCCACGCGGCAAGCGGCGCATCCATGAGAAGCCAAACAAGGGAGAGATCGACCATTGCCGCTGGTGGCTGGCAAAGGAGGTAGATCTTATCAAGCCGCGGCTTGTCGTTTCGCTGGGCGCCACCGCGCTCTATGCGCTGAGCGGGGAGCGCAAGCCGCTTGACCAAATGCGCGGCAAGACGCTCACCATGCAAGGCAATATCGTGCTCTACCCGACCATCCACCCTTCCTACCTGCTCCGGGTGCCGGACGGGGCCGAACGCCGGTACCAACAGGCCCGCTTCGTTGAGGACATAAGGCATGTTCGGCAGTTGGTGGAGAGGCTTGAGGCGCTATAG